The Deinococcus taeanensis genome has a window encoding:
- a CDS encoding S8 family peptidase codes for MNRTRVIGLLTLTALLAACGQSPSSQAPAAQTPEVIASGPQFVDGEVIVQLRGGLSAQIVTALSALGVQRLETLAVTDGAPLLHARITDGQSVNTKISQLQGSALVRFAEPNWIYQHQATSSDPYFTNGSLWGMYGDGSTPANAFGSQAAEAWGKGHTGSKSVYVGIIDEGYQFDHPDLAANAWVNTFDPVDGIDNDKNGYVDDTRGWDFANNDNTIYDGGTRGSLDAHGTHVAGTIGAENNGIGVVGVNWNVTFISGKFLGRRGGTLTNAVKAVDYFTDLKTRHGLNIVATNNSWGGGGFSQALLDAIVRGAKANILFVAAAGNSGTDNDATASYPSNYDTTAGAGYDSVIAVAAIDRTGALASFSQYGAKTVDLGAPGVAINSSVPYNSYASYNGTSMATPHVTGGVALYASTHPGATAAQIKAALLNSAAPTSSLSGKTVTGGRLNVSGF; via the coding sequence ATGAACCGGACCCGTGTGATTGGCCTGCTTACCCTTACCGCCCTGCTTGCCGCTTGCGGTCAATCACCGAGCAGCCAGGCGCCCGCCGCTCAGACCCCTGAAGTCATCGCCTCCGGACCCCAGTTCGTTGACGGTGAGGTGATTGTGCAGTTGCGTGGCGGCCTGAGTGCTCAAATCGTCACGGCCCTGAGCGCGCTGGGGGTGCAGCGCCTGGAAACCCTGGCGGTGACGGACGGCGCCCCACTGCTTCATGCGCGCATCACGGACGGGCAGAGCGTCAACACCAAAATCAGCCAGTTGCAGGGCAGCGCGCTGGTGCGCTTTGCTGAACCGAACTGGATCTACCAGCATCAGGCGACCTCATCAGATCCGTACTTCACCAACGGATCGTTGTGGGGGATGTACGGCGACGGCAGCACGCCCGCCAATGCGTTCGGCAGTCAGGCCGCTGAAGCGTGGGGCAAGGGACATACAGGCAGCAAGAGCGTGTACGTCGGCATTATCGACGAGGGCTACCAGTTCGACCACCCGGATCTGGCGGCCAACGCGTGGGTCAATACCTTTGACCCTGTCGATGGAATCGACAACGACAAGAACGGGTACGTGGATGACACGCGCGGCTGGGATTTCGCGAACAACGACAACACCATCTACGACGGCGGCACCCGCGGCAGCCTGGACGCGCACGGCACGCACGTGGCCGGCACCATCGGCGCTGAGAACAACGGTATTGGCGTGGTCGGGGTGAACTGGAACGTGACGTTCATCAGCGGCAAGTTCCTGGGTCGCCGGGGCGGTACCCTGACCAATGCGGTCAAAGCCGTGGATTACTTCACGGACCTGAAGACGCGTCATGGGCTCAACATCGTGGCCACCAACAACTCCTGGGGCGGCGGCGGGTTCTCCCAGGCACTCCTTGACGCCATCGTCCGCGGGGCCAAGGCCAACATCCTGTTTGTCGCCGCTGCGGGCAACAGTGGCACTGACAACGATGCCACTGCCAGCTACCCCAGCAATTACGACACCACCGCCGGCGCCGGGTACGACAGCGTGATCGCCGTGGCGGCCATCGACAGGACCGGCGCCCTGGCTTCATTCAGTCAGTACGGGGCGAAGACGGTGGATCTGGGCGCGCCGGGCGTGGCGATCAACAGCAGCGTGCCTTACAACTCGTACGCCAGCTACAACGGCACCAGCATGGCCACCCCGCATGTGACGGGCGGCGTGGCGCTCTATGCCAGCACCCATCCAGGAGCAACGGCCGCGCAGATCAAGGCGGCCCTTCTGAACAGCGCGGCGCCCACGTCGAGTCTGAGCGGCAAGACGGTCACGGGTGGACGTCTGAACGTCAGCGGGTTCTGA
- a CDS encoding GGDEF domain-containing protein codes for MPLDQHELPDVLMRAVQAATNGIVITRSEGDLSIVYCNPAFEQLTGYASSEILGRNCRFLQGKDTDLDTRAHLRRAVNAGEAADVILLNYRKDGTPFWNALNLAPIRDAQGRLTHYVGIQTDVTQRIELQRSLEEQVYTDDLTGLRNRAHFMQALHAAVRGLETGALFAVGFADLDDFKAVNDAFGHEAGDELLREVGRRLRQCVRKGDVVARLAGDEFVVLIRTIEDHTLDTLAPRLLQALERPVHIQNVQVRVQASLGFILPAPGLSADEVLAAADQAMYDAKRAGKHTFVIRDARPRG; via the coding sequence ATGCCCCTCGATCAGCACGAACTGCCTGACGTCCTGATGCGCGCGGTGCAGGCGGCCACCAACGGTATCGTCATCACCCGCAGTGAGGGCGACCTGTCCATCGTGTACTGCAACCCGGCCTTTGAACAGCTGACCGGGTACGCTTCCAGCGAGATCCTTGGGCGCAACTGCCGTTTCCTGCAGGGCAAGGACACCGATCTGGACACCCGGGCGCACCTGCGCCGGGCCGTGAACGCAGGCGAAGCGGCCGACGTGATCCTTCTGAACTACCGCAAGGACGGCACGCCTTTCTGGAACGCGCTGAACCTCGCGCCGATCCGTGACGCGCAGGGCCGTCTCACCCACTACGTCGGCATCCAGACGGACGTCACGCAGCGCATTGAACTTCAGCGCAGCCTGGAAGAGCAGGTGTACACGGACGACCTGACCGGGCTGCGCAACCGCGCGCACTTCATGCAGGCGCTGCACGCCGCGGTCCGGGGCCTGGAGACCGGGGCCCTGTTCGCGGTGGGTTTCGCGGACCTCGATGATTTCAAGGCGGTGAATGACGCCTTCGGCCATGAGGCGGGCGACGAGCTGCTGCGGGAGGTGGGCCGGCGGCTGCGCCAGTGCGTCCGGAAAGGAGACGTGGTGGCGCGCCTGGCCGGTGACGAATTTGTCGTGCTTATCCGGACTATTGAGGATCACACCCTGGACACCCTCGCGCCGAGGCTCCTCCAGGCCCTGGAACGCCCGGTTCACATCCAGAACGTTCAGGTGCGGGTGCAGGCCAGCCTGGGTTTCATCCTGCCGGCGCCCGGTCTGAGCGCCGACGAAGTGCTTGCCGCCGCAGACCAGGCCATGTACGACGCCAAGCGCGCCGGCAAGCACACCTTCGTCATTCGTGACGCCCGCCCGCGCGGCTGA
- a CDS encoding DNA repair helicase XPB, whose amino-acid sequence MSFDPLNPLIVQADRSVFLEAFNPRAEAARTDIAPFAELISSPEHLHTYRVTPLSLWNAASAGLTANGIMEALARHAKFPLPDNVATDVRELVGRWGRLKLERYDSALLLIVAAGDEALLTELGRHKEIRPLLGEVMSSTVVTVPAAHRGVLKQQLIEVGWPVDDQAGYTDGAAFAVRLSSSLQVRDYQREAAEAFYRAGSEQGGSGVVVLAPGAGKTVVGMAAMSLVGQRTLVLTTNRTSVNQWHRELLNKTDLSPEDVSEYAAGKALTPVTLCTYQMLTHRKRSSLSGEDGAYPHLALIGASEWGLIIYDEVHLLPAPVFRLTAEVQARRRLGLTATLIREDGREGDVFALIGPKRYDQPWKTLEAQGWIAQAHCLEVRLRLPPEERVQYAVAPDQDKHRIAAENPVKRTVLRQVMARHSGLPTLIIGQFLDQLELIGADLEVPVITGKTPQRTRETLFQAFREGHLKTLVLSRVGNFALDLPDAELLIQVSGAFGSRQEEAQRLGRLLRPKADGRAAYFYSLVTRETSEEDFAHHRQLFLAAQGYSYGILDQDEV is encoded by the coding sequence ATGTCGTTCGACCCGTTGAATCCGCTTATTGTGCAGGCGGACCGAAGCGTGTTTCTGGAAGCATTTAATCCGCGTGCAGAGGCGGCGCGCACTGATATTGCGCCGTTTGCAGAACTGATCAGCAGTCCCGAACATCTGCACACGTACCGGGTCACGCCCCTGTCATTATGGAACGCGGCCAGCGCGGGCCTGACGGCAAACGGCATCATGGAGGCCCTGGCCCGGCACGCCAAATTCCCTCTCCCTGACAATGTGGCTACGGACGTCCGCGAGCTCGTGGGCCGCTGGGGCCGCCTAAAGCTGGAACGGTACGACTCCGCGCTGCTGTTGATCGTCGCGGCTGGCGACGAAGCCCTGCTGACTGAACTCGGGCGCCACAAGGAGATCAGGCCGCTGCTGGGCGAGGTCATGTCGTCCACCGTGGTGACCGTTCCGGCGGCCCACCGGGGGGTGCTTAAGCAGCAGCTGATCGAGGTTGGCTGGCCGGTGGATGATCAGGCAGGCTACACCGATGGCGCCGCCTTCGCAGTGCGGCTGTCGTCGTCGCTTCAGGTGCGCGACTATCAGCGCGAAGCCGCCGAGGCGTTCTACCGCGCCGGCAGCGAGCAGGGTGGGTCGGGTGTGGTGGTCCTGGCCCCAGGCGCAGGAAAAACGGTGGTGGGCATGGCCGCCATGAGCCTGGTCGGGCAGCGGACCCTGGTGCTGACCACCAACCGGACCAGCGTCAATCAGTGGCACCGGGAACTCCTGAACAAAACCGACCTGAGCCCCGAGGACGTCAGCGAGTACGCCGCCGGGAAAGCACTGACCCCAGTGACGCTGTGCACCTACCAGATGCTCACCCACCGCAAGCGGAGCAGTCTGAGTGGGGAGGACGGCGCCTACCCGCATCTGGCATTGATCGGGGCTTCTGAATGGGGGCTGATCATTTACGACGAGGTTCATCTGCTGCCGGCTCCGGTGTTCCGCCTCACCGCCGAAGTCCAGGCCCGCCGCCGCCTGGGCCTGACCGCCACCCTGATCCGCGAGGACGGCCGCGAAGGCGACGTGTTCGCGCTCATCGGCCCCAAGCGCTATGACCAGCCCTGGAAGACCCTGGAAGCGCAGGGCTGGATTGCCCAGGCTCACTGCCTGGAAGTCCGGCTGCGTCTGCCGCCTGAAGAGCGTGTGCAGTACGCGGTCGCCCCGGACCAGGACAAGCACCGCATTGCCGCCGAGAACCCAGTCAAGCGCACGGTCCTGCGGCAGGTGATGGCGCGGCACAGCGGCCTGCCGACGCTGATTATCGGCCAGTTCCTGGATCAGCTTGAACTGATAGGCGCCGACCTGGAGGTCCCCGTGATCACCGGCAAGACGCCGCAGCGCACCCGCGAGACCCTCTTCCAGGCGTTCCGGGAGGGCCACCTGAAGACGCTGGTGCTGTCCAGGGTCGGCAACTTCGCGCTGGATCTGCCTGACGCCGAGCTTCTTATTCAGGTGTCAGGTGCCTTCGGGTCGCGGCAGGAGGAAGCGCAGCGCCTGGGGCGGCTGCTGCGCCCCAAGGCCGACGGCCGCGCCGCCTATTTCTATTCTCTGGTCACCCGCGAAACCAGCGAGGAGGACTTTGCCCACCACCGCCAGCTGTTTCTGGCCGCACAGGGCTACTCTTACGGCATTCTGGATCAAGATGAGGTTTGA
- a CDS encoding helicase-associated domain-containing protein, giving the protein MSATNSSLSRSALDPSPLRLEDMADIFGTGHFNRVARRYSGEKGINGKAAAREALSRTFANARRLDALAASLHPTELQLLGEVRRRGGTMDGWALYTFARLRGLKAPPVKLSPSSSNLFEGYQGADFPGADLIWSLFADGLLVPVSVPNHWLRDAYAYYRHRPFPNLPATWVLADPRLLTHLPPVEALPLTVKLGGVQPPTVQNRTSPAARLALHLQEVLRGLRVLGGLGLTQAGTYNKSGLGKLNKLLPALEEPGFWLAAAQSLGLLQVDVAGKQVRVCAEQERALTQAGPQHLVKRLAGLVGVLAMPEDQAHRLPYAGVLRSCLLTLLRDLPGAITESELLRVMSAVIPAELRLPVRDYRVVPNPQAWPDWFGATLRGTMTDFGLVSLEDRDGQAVVTPGEALDTSTVHSEPSNPAAGAALAPVPAPPAWILQPNFELLVYPAHLQPHQFAILYAAEAVRFDAQTATYRLTRDSVYAALEGGLSQADLVAGLQSGSATPLAPSVESTIRDWAARRERLTVHQGVTLLEYPTRSKRDAALSSGGTPVGETLLMLASGQKVQPGISILKYDQVPPKTLKFGDDGTFTITSELDFLTRQLLEGRIAAVGKERYLFRPALAGGLPTSFLNDLEARSSGRLPSLLRLQLGVWSGQTPPPRLAAVTLLQHPQAQGLAQHPALKGLIGGTVGPNLFAVPAGQEQALETALRALGLTPHRELLAPQGAASDLVMITDTRKKREFLEEAIRNGHNLLIQFNEEKTVGGWYSSRATPGKRRLDEFQPLRVDRAGNTPYLDARNLKSSEEERIRIQYILGIAIR; this is encoded by the coding sequence ATGAGCGCCACGAATTCGTCACTGAGCCGCTCGGCCCTGGATCCCTCTCCTCTGCGCCTGGAGGACATGGCCGACATCTTCGGCACGGGACACTTCAACCGGGTGGCCAGGCGCTACAGCGGTGAGAAGGGAATCAACGGCAAGGCCGCCGCCCGGGAGGCCCTGAGCCGGACCTTTGCGAATGCCAGGCGCCTGGACGCACTGGCCGCCAGCCTGCATCCCACCGAACTGCAACTGCTGGGTGAAGTTCGTCGGCGCGGCGGGACCATGGACGGCTGGGCGCTGTATACCTTCGCGCGGCTGCGTGGACTGAAGGCGCCGCCTGTCAAGCTGAGCCCCTCCTCGTCGAATCTCTTCGAGGGGTACCAGGGCGCTGATTTTCCCGGAGCCGATCTGATCTGGTCGCTGTTTGCCGACGGCCTGCTGGTTCCGGTGTCGGTTCCCAATCACTGGTTGCGCGATGCTTATGCCTATTACCGGCACCGACCCTTCCCGAACCTGCCCGCAACCTGGGTGCTGGCGGACCCTCGCCTGCTGACGCATCTCCCCCCGGTCGAGGCACTGCCCCTGACCGTCAAGCTGGGCGGAGTGCAGCCGCCCACGGTGCAGAACAGAACCTCGCCGGCCGCGAGGCTGGCGCTGCATCTTCAGGAGGTGCTGCGTGGCCTGCGGGTGTTGGGCGGCCTGGGTCTCACTCAGGCGGGAACCTACAACAAATCAGGGCTGGGCAAACTAAACAAACTGCTGCCTGCCCTCGAGGAGCCCGGGTTCTGGCTGGCCGCAGCACAGTCGCTGGGCCTGCTGCAAGTGGACGTGGCTGGCAAACAGGTGCGGGTCTGTGCGGAGCAGGAACGGGCGCTGACCCAGGCTGGCCCGCAGCATCTGGTGAAACGCCTGGCGGGACTGGTTGGGGTTTTGGCTATGCCTGAAGATCAGGCGCATCGCCTGCCGTACGCCGGAGTGCTTCGCTCCTGCCTGCTGACCCTGCTGCGCGATCTACCCGGGGCCATCACTGAGTCCGAACTGCTGCGAGTGATGAGTGCCGTGATCCCCGCAGAGCTGCGCCTGCCGGTGCGTGATTACCGCGTCGTACCGAATCCGCAGGCCTGGCCGGACTGGTTCGGTGCCACGCTGCGCGGTACCATGACCGATTTTGGTCTGGTGTCCCTCGAGGACCGGGATGGGCAGGCGGTAGTCACGCCGGGCGAAGCCCTGGACACCTCAACGGTGCATTCCGAGCCCAGTAACCCTGCCGCCGGCGCTGCGCTGGCCCCCGTTCCGGCGCCCCCCGCCTGGATTCTGCAACCCAACTTTGAGCTGCTGGTGTATCCCGCCCACCTTCAGCCGCATCAGTTCGCCATCCTGTACGCCGCCGAGGCGGTGCGCTTCGATGCCCAGACCGCCACCTACCGCCTGACCCGGGACAGTGTTTATGCCGCGCTCGAAGGCGGCCTGAGTCAGGCAGACCTGGTGGCTGGCCTGCAATCGGGTTCGGCAACTCCCCTGGCCCCCAGCGTGGAGAGCACCATTCGGGACTGGGCGGCGCGCCGCGAGCGCCTGACGGTGCATCAAGGCGTCACGCTGCTGGAGTACCCCACTCGCAGCAAGCGGGACGCGGCACTCAGCTCCGGGGGAACGCCCGTTGGCGAGACTTTGCTGATGCTCGCGTCAGGGCAGAAGGTTCAGCCGGGAATCAGCATACTGAAGTACGATCAGGTCCCCCCGAAAACCCTGAAATTCGGCGATGACGGAACCTTCACCATCACCAGCGAACTGGATTTTCTGACCCGGCAGCTTCTCGAGGGCCGCATTGCGGCTGTGGGCAAGGAAAGGTACCTCTTCCGCCCCGCCCTGGCCGGCGGCCTGCCCACCTCTTTCCTGAACGATCTCGAAGCGCGCAGTTCTGGTCGTCTTCCCAGCCTCCTGCGCCTTCAGCTGGGTGTCTGGAGCGGCCAGACGCCGCCGCCCCGTCTGGCGGCCGTGACGCTTCTTCAGCATCCACAGGCGCAGGGCCTGGCACAACACCCTGCCCTGAAGGGCCTTATCGGCGGCACTGTCGGGCCGAACCTGTTTGCAGTGCCGGCCGGCCAGGAACAGGCCCTGGAGACGGCCCTGCGTGCTCTGGGCTTGACGCCGCACCGCGAGCTTCTTGCTCCGCAGGGCGCCGCCTCCGATCTGGTGATGATCACTGACACCCGCAAAAAGCGGGAATTTCTGGAAGAAGCCATTCGCAACGGACACAACCTGCTCATCCAGTTCAACGAGGAAAAGACCGTTGGGGGCTGGTACAGCAGCCGGGCCACGCCCGGCAAACGCCGACTCGACGAATTTCAACCCCTGCGGGTAGACCGGGCGGGCAACACGCCGTACCTGGACGCACGGAACTTGAAAAGCAGTGAGGAGGAGCGGATTCGGATTCAGTACATTCTGGGCATAGCGATTCGATAG
- the tnpA gene encoding IS200/IS605 family transposase has product MPTPYLHKNTSVSLLRYPFVFCPKRRRKVLTGNVALRLKALLEEKTAELGWDIVTLDIMPDHVHLFLGTHPDVSPTQVMHALKGSTSRVLRQEFQGLQTMPSLWTRFSWVSTAGNVSAEVIERYIAGQKTRD; this is encoded by the coding sequence GTGCCGACGCCCTATCTTCACAAGAACACGTCCGTATCGCTCCTGCGATACCCCTTCGTGTTCTGTCCCAAACGCCGCCGAAAGGTGCTGACGGGGAACGTGGCGCTGAGGCTCAAGGCACTGCTGGAAGAGAAAACCGCCGAACTGGGCTGGGACATCGTGACGCTGGACATCATGCCCGACCACGTTCATCTCTTCCTGGGCACCCACCCGGACGTGTCTCCGACGCAGGTGATGCACGCCCTCAAGGGCTCCACCTCCCGCGTACTGCGGCAGGAGTTCCAGGGGTTGCAAACCATGCCGTCCCTGTGGACTCGCTTCTCCTGGGTCAGCACGGCGGGCAACGTCAGCGCCGAAGTCATCGAGCGGTACATCGCAGGGCAGAAGACGAGGGACTGA
- a CDS encoding helix-turn-helix domain-containing protein — protein sequence MLKTYRSRPYPTKAQQAVLEGQLRLCRNLYDCALQERRDAYCKAGKTVTGTTR from the coding sequence ATGCTCAAGACGTACCGCTCCCGTCCCTATCCCACGAAGGCACAGCAAGCTGTGCTGGAAGGCCAGTTGCGGCTCTGCCGCAACCTCTACGACTGCGCCCTTCAGGAGCGCCGGGACGCCTACTGCAAGGCGGGGAAGACCGTGACCGGTACGACCAGATGA
- a CDS encoding transposase, producing the protein MVRVDPRQTSQRCTACGHTCREHRAGQSRFRCVPWGHMDNADLNAARNILGRAAPSGINGAVVNASVA; encoded by the coding sequence GTGGTTCGCGTCGACCCCCGGCAGACCTCTCAGCGGTGCACCGCCTGCGGGCACACCTGCCGGGAGCACCGGGCGGGTCAGTCTCGGTTTCGATGTGTCCCCTGGGGTCATATGGACAATGCCGACCTGAACGCAGCGCGGAACATCCTGGGACGGGCCGCCCCTTCAGGCATCAACGGAGCGGTCGTGAACGCAAGCGTTGCCTGA
- a CDS encoding M23 family metallopeptidase: MLKVILGALPLDGTVLQTEHTRPDLRVPQVDSLRPAGNFIVLRSTAPDGRQVHILLAHLQRGSVTVKPGDQVRAGQVLALVGNSGNTTEPHLHLGVNINAAADDPFSGEGVPFSIAGHFPVRGTTFSEPALNAPTVHARQCATGEIRPGPERFPGPATSNSTRTAKER; encoded by the coding sequence GTGCTGAAAGTCATCCTTGGAGCACTACCCCTGGACGGGACAGTGCTGCAGACTGAACACACCCGCCCAGACCTGCGGGTTCCTCAAGTCGATAGCCTGCGCCCCGCAGGCAACTTCATCGTGCTCCGCTCGACTGCCCCCGACGGACGCCAGGTGCACATCCTGCTGGCCCATCTGCAACGCGGCAGCGTCACGGTCAAACCCGGCGATCAAGTGCGGGCAGGACAGGTGCTGGCCCTGGTCGGCAACAGTGGGAACACCACTGAACCGCATCTGCATCTGGGCGTCAACATCAACGCGGCCGCTGACGATCCTTTCAGCGGTGAAGGGGTGCCCTTCAGCATCGCCGGGCACTTCCCCGTGCGCGGCACCACGTTCTCTGAACCTGCGCTCAACGCGCCCACCGTTCACGCAAGGCAATGCGCCACCGGTGAAATCCGCCCCGGACCGGAACGGTTCCCTGGCCCAGCTACGTCCAATTCGACCCGGACGGCCAAAGAGCGTTGA
- a CDS encoding transposase: MGKQRKTWSTDVKEAIVLSVLRGELGVAEAARQHGANESLIHTWKTQFLEAGRARLSGDRPDQGVTILERENDRLKRIVAEKELELDIARKVRRL, encoded by the coding sequence ATGGGGAAACAGCGAAAAACCTGGAGCACCGACGTCAAAGAAGCCATCGTCCTCAGCGTGCTGCGGGGCGAACTCGGAGTCGCGGAGGCAGCCCGTCAGCATGGAGCCAACGAGAGCCTGATCCACACCTGGAAAACACAGTTTCTGGAGGCGGGCCGTGCCCGCCTCTCTGGTGACCGACCAGACCAGGGCGTGACCATCCTGGAACGGGAGAATGACCGTCTCAAACGCATCGTGGCCGAAAAGGAACTGGAGCTCGATATTGCGCGAAAAGTGCGACGGCTCTGA
- a CDS encoding integrase core domain-containing protein — protein sequence MRDHQHSAPARCAKQQHRDALYEKVRQAALQHPTSGYRLLYQELKAQGEEIGLHKIRVALGELHLHPPLPRKTRKPSPKVSAPQDWPEGRRVQIDATRLSLPDGVCWIYFVLDVTSRVVLASRVVRSLSMHLAKLTLDEAVAVLRAQGHHKRILVQSDGGSDFTSDLFQQGCLMYGNWVRCKVSQPGGTGILERLNRTYKYQFAFRQDWQSMADVRAAMPDFHRWYNHERRHSALGYATPWSTLTLSANARNAA from the coding sequence ATGCGGGACCATCAGCACAGCGCGCCCGCGCGCTGTGCCAAGCAGCAGCACCGTGACGCACTGTACGAGAAGGTACGCCAGGCGGCGTTGCAGCATCCAACGTCTGGATACCGGCTGCTGTATCAGGAACTCAAAGCTCAGGGCGAAGAGATTGGCCTGCACAAGATCCGTGTCGCACTCGGCGAATTGCACCTTCACCCACCGCTGCCTCGAAAGACCCGGAAACCTTCCCCGAAGGTTTCCGCACCACAAGACTGGCCGGAAGGTCGACGGGTGCAGATTGACGCGACACGGCTGTCGCTGCCCGACGGGGTCTGTTGGATTTACTTCGTGCTGGACGTTACCTCGCGGGTGGTGCTGGCCAGCCGGGTGGTACGGAGCCTGTCGATGCACCTCGCCAAACTGACGCTCGACGAGGCGGTCGCCGTGCTGCGTGCTCAGGGCCACCACAAGCGCATCCTGGTCCAGAGTGATGGAGGCAGTGATTTCACCAGTGACCTCTTTCAACAGGGCTGTTTGATGTACGGCAACTGGGTGCGCTGCAAAGTGTCTCAGCCGGGAGGAACCGGTATCCTCGAACGCCTCAACCGGACCTACAAATACCAGTTCGCCTTCCGCCAGGACTGGCAGTCCATGGCCGATGTCCGGGCCGCCATGCCGGACTTTCACCGCTGGTACAACCACGAGCGCCGTCATTCGGCGCTCGGCTACGCCACGCCTTGGTCTACACTCACCTTATCGGCGAATGCTCGCAACGCCGCTTGA
- a CDS encoding winged helix-turn-helix domain-containing protein, whose amino-acid sequence MEKELTDHLAQLEARLAALEQQITPAAPPRPPASNTLWALNHLQEHGVDGVLFAGQVNLPVGGTVAWQYGLPTRSYFAQDWDAAAPVLAALGSPARLRLLRAILNGQTRNADLASLDEVGSTGQLYHHLRELVAAGWLKPAGRGAHRVPGERVVPLLTILAATETLEFHPGADQ is encoded by the coding sequence ATGGAAAAAGAGCTGACGGACCATCTCGCGCAACTGGAAGCGCGCCTCGCGGCCCTCGAACAACAAATCACGCCCGCGGCGCCCCCACGGCCACCGGCCAGCAACACCCTCTGGGCACTCAACCACCTTCAGGAACACGGCGTGGACGGCGTGCTCTTCGCAGGGCAGGTCAATCTTCCTGTAGGTGGCACCGTTGCGTGGCAGTACGGCCTGCCCACCCGCAGCTACTTCGCTCAGGATTGGGACGCCGCCGCTCCTGTCCTGGCCGCCCTTGGCTCACCTGCCCGGCTCCGGCTGCTGCGGGCCATCCTGAATGGCCAGACCCGCAATGCCGACCTCGCCTCGTTGGATGAAGTCGGCTCGACAGGACAGCTCTACCATCACCTGCGTGAACTGGTCGCCGCCGGCTGGCTCAAGCCCGCGGGACGAGGCGCTCACCGCGTTCCAGGCGAACGCGTCGTGCCCCTGCTGACCATCCTCGCCGCCACAGAAACCCTCGAATTCCACCCGGGAGCGGACCAGTGA
- a CDS encoding PadR family transcriptional regulator: protein MPEASLGPSAYIVLGILAQCGPLTSYDLKRQVDGSVGYFWSFPRSQLYAEPQRLAALGLLTETQEETGRRRRTYTLNPAGRTALTEWLRRPAGEVELRDPGLLKLFFVSQGPPGTRQALAAEQLALHHARLQIYEHLTTQLKAETAADTRTEPLRMGILYERASLAFWTTVLEDTRKD from the coding sequence ATGCCCGAAGCAAGCCTGGGACCCTCGGCCTACATCGTGCTGGGCATCCTCGCGCAGTGCGGCCCCCTCACCTCCTACGATCTCAAACGTCAGGTGGACGGCTCAGTGGGTTATTTCTGGAGTTTCCCGCGTTCACAACTGTACGCAGAGCCGCAGCGCCTGGCTGCGCTCGGCCTGCTGACGGAAACGCAGGAAGAAACGGGACGGCGCCGACGCACCTATACCCTGAATCCAGCAGGGCGGACGGCCCTCACCGAGTGGCTGCGACGGCCTGCTGGTGAAGTGGAACTCCGGGATCCCGGTCTCCTGAAATTGTTTTTCGTGTCCCAGGGACCGCCAGGAACGCGTCAGGCGCTGGCGGCTGAGCAACTTGCCCTTCACCATGCCCGGCTGCAGATCTATGAACACCTGACCACACAGCTGAAAGCTGAAACGGCCGCAGACACCCGCACCGAACCGCTGAGGATGGGCATTCTGTATGAGCGGGCGAGTCTCGCCTTCTGGACGACCGTGCTCGAGGACACTCGGAAGGACTGA
- a CDS encoding DUF4188 domain-containing protein: MTPALQRLTAEIDGDFVVFLIGMRINHPWKVRSWWPVIQAMPRMLRELQTQPELGLLGSHSSGLTQVQYWRSMAHLHRYATSREHAHLPAWRAFTQGARAAGGAVGIWHETYQVTAGAYETVYVNMPPTGLGRAGTLIPATGPRQTAQRRLTTATPAR, encoded by the coding sequence ATGACACCTGCACTCCAGCGGCTCACAGCAGAAATCGACGGTGACTTCGTCGTCTTCCTTATTGGCATGCGGATCAACCACCCCTGGAAGGTCCGGTCCTGGTGGCCCGTCATCCAGGCCATGCCCCGGATGCTCCGGGAATTACAGACACAACCCGAACTGGGGCTTCTCGGCTCGCACTCCTCTGGCCTGACCCAGGTGCAGTACTGGCGGAGCATGGCTCACCTGCACCGCTACGCGACCTCCAGGGAACATGCTCACCTGCCCGCCTGGCGCGCCTTCACGCAGGGCGCGCGGGCCGCCGGCGGCGCAGTGGGCATCTGGCACGAGACCTACCAGGTCACCGCAGGGGCCTACGAAACCGTTTACGTGAACATGCCGCCAACCGGCCTGGGCCGGGCCGGAACGCTGATCCCCGCGACAGGCCCGCGGCAGACCGCGCAGCGACGGCTCACAACCGCCACCCCAGCACGGTGA